Proteins encoded together in one Myxococcales bacterium window:
- a CDS encoding DUF559 domain-containing protein, whose translation MRFLFPSFRHERTFLAPAPSTPGATPRRRSASSGEALRGRRLGVKFRRQVVLGTVIVDFFAPEPRLAVEVDGASTSAASGATASGMGTSRATACASFA comes from the coding sequence ATGCGTTTTCTCTTTCCGTCTTTCCGTCACGAACGCACGTTTCTCGCCCCTGCGCCCAGTACTCCAGGCGCAACCCCACGGCGTCGGAGCGCATCCTCTGGGGAGGCACTGCGCGGGCGCCGGCTCGGCGTCAAATTCCGGCGCCAGGTCGTCCTCGGCACGGTCATCGTCGACTTCTTTGCGCCGGAACCGCGGCTCGCGGTCGAGGTCGACGGGGCCTCCACGTCGGCCGCGAGCGGCGCGACCGCGAGCGGGATGGGTACCTCGAGAGCTACGGCGTGCGCGTCCTTCGCGTGA